A genomic window from Scomber scombrus chromosome 18, fScoSco1.1, whole genome shotgun sequence includes:
- the LOC134000076 gene encoding general transcription factor II-I repeat domain-containing protein 2-like — translation MAKRKAENRTFLDRWETEYLFTCIQDRPVCLVCGANVSVTKEYNIRRHYETKHQDKYKDLDTAQRSQKVKEMKRGLVSQQKMFTKATTQSEAAVKASYIVAQEIAKSARPFNEGEFVKKCMMKVCDQVCPEKKQAFANVSLSRNTIADRTCELATNLHVQLMEKGKDFVCFSLAVDESTDASDTAQLSVFVRGVDSNLCVTEELLGFKPMHGTTTGKEIFEEVCKCVTEINLPWNKLVGLTTDGAPAMSGKRNGLVGRIREKMREENCAGELSVYHCILHQESLCGKALKMEDVMSTVTQVFNFIRAKGLNHRQFKSFLEECDSEYTDVPYHTEVRWLSRGKVLNRFFELREEICQFLESKGKDTAELREQKFLCELAFLCDISSHLDVLNLQLQGRGRIITDMYASVRAFKMKMCLWENQMLQANFGHFPCCQTIKTQISIDVCAQFAEKLSALGAEFSRRFGDFDVQKLRFELLSNPFAVDVEKAPTNLQMELIELQCDETLKSKFDAVGAAQFPQFIPDTMPQLRTEVAQLLSMFGSTYLCEQLFSSMKMTKTSHRRRLTDEHLFSIMTVSSAQTLSPDIDHPRKDARYLAWPHQMLTVGALLSFSSNLDEDGLEEVDG, via the exons ATGGCgaaaagaaaggcagaaaaTAGAACTTTTCTGGACAGGTGGGAGACAGAATATCTGTTTACATGTATACAAGACAGAcctgtttgtcttgtttgtggAGCCAACGTGTCAGTAACTAAGGAGTACAATATTAGACGACACTATGAAACCAAACACCAGGACAAATATAAGGACCTGGACACGGCTCAAAGGAGCCAGAAAGTAAAGGAGATGAAAAGAGGTTTGGTTTCAcaacagaaaatgttcacaaaagcCACAACACAAAGTGAGGCTGCTGTAAAGGCAAGTTATATCGTGGCACAAGAAATCGCCAAATCAGCCCGACCCTTTAATGAGGGAGAGTTTGTAAAAAAGTGCATGATGAAGGTTTGTGACCAAGTGTGCCCAGAGAAAAAGCAAGCCTTTGCAAACGTAAGCCTGAGCAGAAACACAATAGCTGACCGCACATGCGAGCTTGCCACCAATCTGCATGTCCAGTTGATGGAGAAGGGaaaagattttgtttgtttttcccttgCTGTGGATGAGAGCACTGACGCGTCTGATACTGCGCAGCTGTCTGTCTTCGTCCGCGGCGTGGACTCAAATCTGTGTGTTACGGAGGAGCTTTTGGGATTTAAACCAATGCATGGCACAACCACAGGGAAAGAAATCTTTGAGGAGGTTTGCAAATGTGTAACTGAAATAAACCTTCCGTGGAATAAACTTGTGGGATTAACCACTGATGGTGCGCCAGCCATGAGTGGTAAAAGGAATGGACTGGTGGGCAGGATTCGTGAAAAGATGCGCGAAGAGAACTGTGCAGGTGAATTATCTGTTTATCACTGCATCTTACATCAAGAATCCCTGTGTGGTAAAGCGCTGAAGATGGAGGATGTTATGTCCACAGTAACACAAGTTTTTAACTTCATAAGAGCCAAAGGTCTCAATCACCGCCAGTTTAAGTCTTTTCTGGAAGAGTGTGATTCAGAATACACAGATGTGCCGTATCACACAGAGGTGAGATGGCTAAGCCGCGGAAAAGTGCTGAACAGATTTTTCGAACTGCGTGAAGAAATATGCCAGTTTCTGGAAAGCAAAGGGAAGGACACAGCAGAGCTCCGGGAGCAAAAGTTTCTGTGTGAGCTGGCCTTTCTGTGTGACATCTCAAGCCACCTCGATGTGCTGAACCTGCAGCTGCAGGGGCGGGGACGCATCATCACAGATATGTATGCGTCAGTGagagcttttaaaatgaagatgtGCCTGTGGGAGAATCAGATGCTACAAGCAAACTTTGGCCATTTCCCCTGCTGCCAAACCATAAAAACGCAGATCTCTATCGACGTGTGCGCACAGTTTGCTGAAAAACTCAGTGCGCTCGGCGCTGAGTTTAGCCGGCGGTTTGGCGACTTTGATGTCCAGAAACTTAGATTTGAACTGCTTAGTAATCCCTTCGCAGTTGATGTGGAAAAAGCACCAACCAACCTCCAAATGGAGCTGATTGAACTCCAGTGTGATGAAACGCTGAAGTCAAAGTTTGATGCTGTTGGGGCCGCACAGTTTCCACAGTTCATCCCTGACACGATGCCTCAGCTTCGCACTGAAGTTGCTCAATTGCTCTCCATGTTTGGTAGCACTTACCTATGTGAGCAACTTTTTTCCTCAATGAAGATGACGAAAACTTCTCACAGGAGACGTCTGACTGACGAACACCTTTTTTCGATAATGACGGTTTCCTCAGCTCAAACCCTAAGCCCCGACATTGATCATCCAAGAAAAGATGCCAGGTATCTGGCTTGGCCGCATCAGA TGCTGACTGTGGGCGCACTGCTGTCATTCTCCTCTAATCTGGACGAAGATGGACTTGAAGAAGTAGATGGTTGA